GTCTGGAGTCTGGAGTCTGGAGTCTGGAGTCTGGAGTCTGGAGTCTGGAGTCTGGAGTCTGGAGTCTGGAGTCTGGACAATTCGCTGTCAACTGTCAACTGTCAACTATCAACTATCAACTATCTTGCATGGGCATTGGCCAGCGGCTATTATCGCTTCTCCTAGATTTTCCCCTGTCCTTGGAGAGATGTCCCATGATTGTTTCCCGTTTGCTGGCCCTGGCCACTGTAGTGTGTGCTGTATGTAGTCCTACGCATGCGGCGGCTCTTGACTTGAACAACGCCGCAGTGTTGAAGTCCGGCGACAGTGCCATCGAACAGACGGCACGGCGCGTGCTGGTCGAGGAAATTGCCCGGCGTACGGGCATCACGCTGGACACGACGGAAATAACGCGGGAGGACGGCACACCGCTCATCGTTATGAAGGTGGTGAACGCCCAGACGACCAAAGGACCCGTCGAGCTTGCCGTACCGGAGAAGCCCGAAGGCTACTCGATTAAGGTGCAGCAGTATAGGGACCGCCCGACCGTGTTTCTTGCGGGCTACGACGACGCCGGTCTCTTTTATGCCGTCGGTCGCCTGCTACTGGCGATGGAACTACGTCCGAATTCAATAATCATTGACGATGCCTTTGCGGTCGCGAGTGCGCCGCGTTTTCCCCACCGCGGGCACCAGATCGGTTACCGCAACCTGTCCCATTGCTACGACGCCTGGACGCCTGAAATCTACGAGCAGTACATGCGCGAGCTGGGCATCTTCGGCGCCAATGCTTTCGAGACGACCCGTTTTCGTGATTCCGGGGAGCTCGATGGGCCCCATACCAAGTTCACGGGCGCGGAGATGGCGGCGGCGTGGTCGCGTATCTGCCAGGCCTACGGCTTTGACTTCTGGCTCTTCTCCGGCGCCTTCGGCGGCGAGGGACAGCCGGAGGAGGAAGTCAATGAAGCGATCGAGGCGCACGTGGAGACGTTGCGCCATATCCCCCACCTTGACCACATCTACCTGACCGGGGGCGACGGCGGCAGCCCCCACCGCCGTCCCGATCTCATGTTCAAGGAACTGGAGCGCTTTGCGGCGGAGGCGCGAAAGATTCACCCCAATCTCGGCGTGTGGACGTCCAACCAGGGCTTTGACCCGGAACAGAACAACTGGTTCTTTGACTACCTTCAGCGGGAACAGCCCACGTGGCTCACGGGCGTGGTCTATGGCGCGTGGACGCGCATTTTTGCGGACGAGCAGCGCGCCCGCACGCCGGAGCAGTATCCGATTCGCCGCTACGACGACGTGGGCCATGCGGTGCGTGCGCAATACACCGTGCCCGAGTGGGACCCCGTATTTGCGCGCACGCTGGGGCGTGAGCCATTCGCGCCTCGTCCCCGGGGCCACGCCAACATCCACAATCGCTTCGCGGAGTTCTCCGACGGCTTCGTGACCTATTCCGACGGCATTGGCGACGATGTGAACAAGTTTGTGTGGTCGGCGCTCGGTTGGGACCCGGAGCGCCCGGTAGAGGATATCGTGCGCGACTATGCCCGCTTCTTTTTTGGCGAGGACATTGCGGAGGAAGTGCAGCGGGGCATCTTTCTCTTCGAGGAAAACTTCAGCGGCCCACTGGCGGAATGCGAGGGTGTGGAGGAGAACTTTCTACTTTGGAAGGGCCTTGAAGAAAAGGCCGACGAGAGGCTTCTGGCCAACTGGCGTTTTCAGTCCTGCGTCATGCGGGCCTATTTTGACCGCTACACCCAGATGCGCCTGCTGAAGGCCCTGGACCAGGAAGAGCGCGCCCTGGCGGTGCTGCGAGATGCCCCGACGCTCGGGGTGGAGCCCGCGATCAAGCAGGCCCGCGCGGTTCTGGCGGAGTCGGATCAGGACACCGCCACGGATGTGCTGCGCAAGCGCATGGAGGCCCTCGGCGGTGAACTCTTCAAGAGCATCGGCGCCCAGCTTGATGTAAAAAACTACAAGGCGCGCAATCCCGAACGGGGCGCCATTCTGGAGTTCCTGGACAATCCGCTCAATAACCGACTCTGGCTGGAAAATGAGTTTGACGCAATCCTCGAAGGGCGCACCACGGCATCCTCGCCCGAGGGCGCCGTGGAGGGCGATGTGCGCCTCGCGCGCCTCGACCGCGTGGCCCAATGGGAGACGCCGGGCGACGGCAGCTTCTATGACGATCTCGGCAATGCCGCAAAGCAACCCCACCTGGTGCGCCAGCACTATGCCCACGATGACCCCGCCGCCATTGCCAGTCCCCGCGAAGGCTTCACGATGGACGACGGGAGCCCCCAGCGCCTCTCGTGGCTCGACGTGGCGGAGTGCCTGGGCAATACGCCCCTGCTGATGCGTTATGAGGGCCTCGATCCCGATGCGCACTATCGACTTCGCGTGACCTATGCGGGCCGTTACAATGCGGTGATGCGGTTGACGGCCGATGGCGCGTACGAAATCCACGGAGCCTATGGTCCTACGCTGGAAAATGTACGCTATACCATCAAGGGCGATGGCGCGGCCCAGGTAAAGGTGGCGGAGAAAGCCCCGGGAGAAGAGTCCGAGTTGTTGCCCCAGTTCCCGCTGGAGTTCATCGTGCCCAAGGCAGCGACGGAAGACGGCGTACTCGATCTGCGCTGGGACAAGGTCATCGGACGTGGCAATCAAGTGGCGGAAGTCTGGCTGATCAAAGAATAGGCGGACCGTGCCCAGGGTGTCGGACACGTGGCGGACCGATCAGTCGGATCGGACGGATCGGTCCGAATCTATGCCAACACATAAGAGGGATCTTTCACATGACACGCAGTTCACTTGCGCTTCTCGTGGCGGCAGCCGCATTGTGCTTCAGTTCGGCTGACGCGCAACTGTCCGTCGTGGTCGATGGGAACCGCGCCGCTATTCATGATGGCGCTTCGCCCGTGTTCTCCGGTTCGGATTCTCTACCCGCGTTGCGGCTGACCTGCGCGACCGCGTCGGGCTCTGAGTCAACCGCCATTCCGGCTGCGAATCATGAGACGAGCGGTGGCATCACAGCGCTTGATGGAAACGTCCATGGTCTGGCGCTGCGCGACACCTATCGAAGCCTCGCCCCCAACCTGATCGAGCGCACCGTTACCGTGACCGCCGAATCAGACGCGCGATACTACCTCGACTTTGGCTGGAAGGTAGCGGTTGAGGGTACGTTTCACTCCTTCACCGGCGAAGAACCAAAGTCGGCAACCTACACGCCCGGATGCGGCGGGCCCGAGTTTGGCGGTGCATCGCTTCAGACCTTTCCCTTTCTCGGCGTGCGATCGGGCGATACGCTTTACGGCATCATCGGCGATACACCGGGCAAGTGGGAGAACCGCTCCTTCCTCGGCTTTGACGTAGAGCACCGGAACTTTTCACTGACCAACGGGGACGGTTCCGCGAAGCGCGTCATTTCCATTCCCCGCGAAGTGGACGCGACGAGCGTCTACCGCGCCGAGTTCGATGGCTGGCAGCACATCGAGGCGGGCGAGACGCAGACTTTCACCACGTGGATCTTCTCGTCGCCCGTGAAGTCGCAGTATGACATTCAACTCGCCGCTCACCTTGCCCTCGCCAATGCGAAAGGCTTCAACAGCAGCGGGCTGGAGGCCATCCTCCGGAATACCTCCTACCTGCTGCTGCGCCGCAATCTGCTGCGCCCCGAGAGTGACTACATTTTCATTTCCGGTGTGGGCTATGGGTGGAAACAATGGGTAAGCGACGGTTTCTACATGAGCCGGGGCCTCGACATGCCGGAGTACGACATTCCGGCTCAGGCCGCGGTTTTCTTTGAGCGCATCAACTATGAGGATAATGCCCAATACTACCTTATCTGGGCCGTACTGGCGAAGCGCGCCGGGGCCGACGTGGATCCGCGCACGATTGATCGGGCCTGGCACTTCATTCGCAACAACGACAAGGATGGATTCTTTCTCCCGCCGCGCCTGAAGCCCGAGTGGAAGCACATGCGCACCTACCACGACCAGTTGCCCTATGAGGATGGCGATCCCCCCTCTTCCAACCAGGGCTTCCATTGCGGGGCGCTCTTTGCGGCGCGCGAGTTGGGGTATGAGGTGCCCGACGCCGATATCGAACGGGCCAAAGCCGGCTACCGAAAAATGTTCAACGAGGAGGGCGGCTACATGGCCACCAGCCTTCAACAACAAGAACATATCGGCCAGGATTCCCTCTACGGCGAGGTGCTCACCTATGCGGTGTTCGGCGAGAAATTGCTGCCCGATGAAATCGTGGCGAAGCACCTGGAAACCACCGCGCGGCTTCAGTCGCCCTACGGCATGCGGGTCATCTCCAAGGCCAATGGCGACCTGATCGACGGTCACTCCGGCGTGTACACCTTTGGCGGCTCGTGGTTTCTTAACGACGCCTGCAATTACCTCGACGGGCTCATCCACGGCGCGACGCCCGAGGAGACGGACGCGAAACTGCTTTGGCGCCTGGAGCGCGAGCTCGCGACCATGCCCGCCTTTCATGAGTCCATCAGCACGGTGGACGGTCACCCGCATGGGCACCATCTGTACTCCTGGAACTCGGGCTTCTGGTGGCTCCGCGCGCGGGTTCGCGAGCGCATGGGCATGACCGGGCCCGACCCATTGGCTGCGGCGCTTGATGAAAAGCTCGGCGTGGTGCAACGCGACGGCATGCTGCACCTGGTGCCGGAGAAGGCGACGTTGAGACCGAAATGAATGGACAATTGACAATGGACAATTGACAATGGAGAGCGGAGCTATGGCAGATCGACAATACTGACGTGCCATACGACCCATACGACCCATAAGACTCATAAGACCCATTCGACCCATAAGACCCATCAACCGCTACGGAGCCCCCACATGCCGCCAACCTCGATCACCCGACGCGCTTTCCTGGCAAGCAGCGCCAGTGCCCTCGCCCTGGCCGCGTCAGCCAGCCCGTCCGAACCCGGTTTGATCGGCTACACCGAATACCGCACCAACCTCCCCACGCGCTACGACAATATGATCACGGCGCGGGCGTGCATGGTGCGCGCTGACGGCACCGGCCGCGAGAAAATCGCGCTTGAGTTGGTGAATGAGCCTTACGCCTGGACCCAATTCGCGGGATGGTCGCCGGACCGGACCCAGGCCATTCTCGGTCGCGGCTGGGAAACGCCGGAGAACGCCGCGTGGGAGGAGGAGCACAAGGACTTCCGCATGACAGAAGGCTGGCTCTACGACATGTACACCTATGACATGACCTCGAAGACCCTGACCAATCTCACGGCGGTGGAGCGGGTAAGCGATTACAATACGGGCATCATCTTCGTGCCCAACAGCGACAAGCTCACCTTCACCGCGTTGATCAAGGGCGTGTCCCACCCCTACTCCATGGATCGCGATGGCCGGAACAAGAAGGACATGACCGACGGCGATGCGGCCTTCACCTACGGACTGAGTCCCTCACCCGACGGCGCACGCGTGGCCTACCACAAGGACTACCAGATCTACGTGGCCGATGCCGATGGCGCGAACGCGCGCAAGATCGAAACGGGTAATTCCTTCAACTTCGTGCCCCAATGGTCCCCCGATGGGTCGTGGCTCATGTTTGTTTCCGGCGAGCACTACAACTGCCACCCCCACCTCGCGCGACCCGACGGCACGGAATTACACAAACTCGCGGATCGCGGCGGCTTCTCCGGCGTAACACCGGTCTATGACGTATTCGATTTTCACGGCGGCAGCAGCGACGTGCCCGTGTGGGCTCCCGATGGCAAGGGCATTTTCTATACCTGCCAGCACGGCGAATCTGTGGAGCTGATGTACGTCACCCTGGACGGCACGATCACACGCATCACGGAATCCGCCCCGAAAGTCACCCACTACCACCCCAAGCCCTCACCCAACGGGAAGTGGCTGGCTTTTGGCGCCACGCGCACCGGCACGCGCCAGCTCTACGTGATGCCGATTGGCGGGGGTGAGGCGAAGATGATCACGAGCGTTCCCGAGGGCCATGGTGCGATGTGGGCGAGCTGGCAGCCGTAGCAGTCAACGGATGGGTCTTATGGGTCTTATGGGTCTTATGAGTCTTATGAGTCGTATGTCGATGTGATGTCAACTATCATCTATCATCTATCATCTATCATCTATCATCTATCATCTATCATCTATCATCTATCATCTATCATCTATCATCTATCAACTATCAACTATCAACTGTCAACTGTCAACTATCAACTATCAACTGTCAACTGTCAACTATCAACTATCAACTATCAACTATCAACTATCAACTGCCTACACCAGTTTATCCAACATCATCGTGGCCATGCCCAGCACGAGGAAGAAGCCACACATATCTGTGATCGTCGTGAGAATCGGTCCGGACGCGATGGCAGGATCCGTGTCAAAGCGCTTGAGCACCAGGGGCAGCAAACCGCCGAAGCTTACGGCGACGATGGTGTTCAGGCAGAGCGCCGCGCCCGCCACGAGGCCGAGGTAGGGCTGTCCCTTCCAGATCAGGGCGATAAGCCCCACCAGCGCGCCGAGAATCACGCCATTCACGACACCCACCGAGACTTCCTTCAGCCACACGCGCATCAACTCCGTGTGGCGCACGAGGCCGAGGGAGAGTTCGCGCACGCTCACGGCCACCGCCTGGCTACCGCTGCAGCCGCTCATGTCGCTGATAATCGGCAGGAAGACCGCCAGCGCGATCACCGCCGAAAGGGTATCCTGAAACAGGGCAATGACACCGGCCGCACCCAGATTGAGGACGATGTTGATGCTCAGCCAGGAGAGCCGCCGGGACGTGCGGCGCATCAGGGGCATCGTTCGGAATTCTTCGCCTCCCACGATACCCTGGGACTTGAGGTAGTCGTCGTCGTGCTTCTCCGACACCGCCTCCTGCACGGCGCGCTGCTGCACCACGCCGATGAGCCGCTCGTTTTCGTCGACCACGGGAACGCCGAGATAGTGGTGCTGGTCAAAGAACTCCGCCAGTTCATCCAGGCTCATCGTGTCGTGGACGAATACCGGGTTCTTGATCATGATCGTTTCGATGGGCGTGGTGCGCTTGGCCATGAGCAGGCTGTGCATGCGCAGGACCCCCTTGACGCGACCGTCACCATCAACGATGTACGAATACTGGATGTCGTAGTCCCGGTATTCTTCGCCCCGCTCGCAGAGATCGTCCACCACATCCTTCACCGTCGCGTCCATGGGATAGGCCAGGTATTCCTTCACCATGATGCCGCCGGCTTCGTCGCTGTCGTACTGGATCAGTTCCCGGGCGTTCGCGGCCTCCTCCGGATCCATATGGGCAAGAACAGCTTCGGCGCTGTTCTCACTCATCTCCGAGATGATGTCCGCCTGCTCCGCGCTTGGCAGCTCATCCAGAATGCCCGCCGCCAGGTCCGGCGCGAGTTGCTCGATCAGATCCACGGCCTGCGCATGGGACAACTGCTCGATGATACCCGCAGCATCCTCCGTGGAGAGGGTCGTCAGCACCTTCGTCTGGTCTTCGTCGCTCAGGCGCGATAGCGCATAGGCCAACTCACCGGACGGCATGCTGTCCAGCAATTCCTCCAGGGCCTCGGCATCGCCGCCATCGACAACGGCTTCCAACTGCTCCTGGGTATCTGCGGGGTCGCTGTAGTGTTCGATCATTCCGGTACGCTCCAAGTAAAAAGACCCGTGAGGATACAACAAGATAGTTGACAATTGACAGTTGACAGTGGACAGTGGACAGCGAAACCCGATGCCTTGGGGCGGTGGGAGTCGTATGGGTCTTATGGGTCTTATGGGTCTTATGGGTCTTATGGGTCGTATGGGTCGTATGGGTCGTATGGGTCGTATGGGTCGTATGGGTCGTATGGGTCTGGGTCACACCGGTTGTCAACTGTCCACGGTCAACTGTCCACTGAAAAACTGCTTGACATATCAATCAATTTGATGTAGACTTTAGTCATGAGCCAACTCCAGTTCGAGATTAAGCAAACCAAGGCCTTCTCCTCCGCCGCCGAGGAAGCCCTGCTCAACCTGCAGCGGACGGCCGATCATATCCAGATCGCCTTCACCCGGCTGTTTCGCGAGTATGGCATCACGTCGCAGCAGTACAACGTGCTGCGGATCCTCCGGGGCGCGGGTGAACCCTTGCCCATTCTCGAGATTGGTGATCGCATGGTGACGGTGGTCCCGGCGATTACGGGGCTGATAGACCGGCTCGAAAAGCAGGGCCTGGTGCGGCGCACGCGCTCGGAGGAAGATCGCCGGGTGGTCAGTGTGACGATCCTGGGTCAGGGCCTCAAGCTTCTAGGCGATCTGGACAAGCCCCTGTCGAAATTGAACAAGCAGTTGCTCGACCATATGGAGGAAGCAGAGCTGAAGAACCTGATTGTGCTCCTGGAAAAGATGCGCTCCCACTGCCCATCCTGCCAGGAAAAGGGCTGAAATTTTTCAGCACAATAATTGATATAGCAATAAATTATATACAAATCACATGCCAAACAGCAACCAACAACACACAAGAAGAACCACAATGAAAAACACCCAAACCACCACAAACATCGCTCTGCTTGCCCTCCGCCTCATCCTCGCCACTGTGTTCATCTTCCACGGAAGCCAGAAGCTCTTCGGCTGGTTCGGCGGCTATGGCGTGACGGCCACGGGCCAGTATATGGAGAGCATCGGCATCCCCTTCGGCACCGTAAGCGCCTTTCTGGCCGGATCGACGGAGTTTTTTGGCGGTATGCTTCTTCTTGTGGGTGTTCTTGTCCACTTCGTAACGATCCCCATGGTCTTCACCATGCTCGTGGCCAGTTTCGTGGCCCACGGCGGCGGGTTTAATGCTCAGGCGGGTGGTATGGAGTATGCTCTGACCCTCGCGGTGGTCCTCGCCAGCCTCGGCCTCCTCGGCGGCGGCGACTGGACGCTGGAGCATTTCATTCGTAAGCCGGCTGCGATTCAGGTTGCCAGCCGCAGCACGACGCAAGCCTAATCGCAGGCAGTCGGGGCGTCGTCCGGATGGGCGACGCCTCTGCCGCCAGAAACCTCCAGGTGGACCATCATGGAGTGGGGGCTTTCCAGGCCCCCTCTTATCGTGGCCCCCGGATGCCTACAGCCATACCGCCATTGGGCTCAGCAACGGCGTTGTGCATCGGGGGCTGGAAAGCCCCCGCTCCCTATGGCCCGAAGACGGCGAGTGAGCGTGGAGGTACGATGCGCAGGTGTCCGAGAGATCTCTTCCGGTCGACGGGAAGGCGCATTGGCGGCGTTTCCGGTAATCTCGCGATGCTTCGGAAGGTTTTCGATATCTGCGGCACTTGTAGAGGCCGCAGGTCGGTCCAGCCAGCGTCAAGGTGCGTCAATTGTATCCGTGAGGCCCTCGACATCATCTTCGACCACGCCGACATGAATCCCGTCTTTCTCCGTTTCGATTTCCGCGATGCCCAAGTCGAAGTGGACGTTCGTCGTCCGACCGGCAACCACCTGGACGCTCTCCTCCAGTGTACTCCCCCCGCTTTCGGGCCTGTAAGCCCTGATCAAGTATTCGCCTGGTTCCAACGTCGCGCCAGACTGCGGGAAGGTTTCGCCTCTTTCCTCTTCCTCCGTCATGAAAAATGGGTTGGGACCTTGCCGCTCGAGCACTGCTGTAGCGTCCGACGATTCGAGCAGATCGATTTGTGCTGCGTACGGATCCTCCCCGTCCGACACGGTCACGTGAATTATCCCGCCAATTTCGTCGAAACTGATATCCAGATTATTTGCGCCGCCGTCGTATATGTTCAATCGTTTGTACACGGAGGATTGTTGAAATCGACCTTCGTCCGTCCAGAAGTATGCACACGCTAGATACTGGCCCCCTTCCAGCCCCGTCATCTCGTAGGTGCCATCGGGTCGTACATAAACGGTGTTGTGGCCTATCCGAACAGAACAGTAGCCGTCTTCCGGGCGTACTTTGTCGCTGCCGGGTGGTGGTCCTCCCTGATACGTCACGCGACCGCGCACGGACGCGCCTCGACCAAGATAAACAGCCAACGGCCCATTTGTGCTCGTGACGGACACCTGCAAGGCTTCCCGGGCATAGCCCATCGCATCCACGTGCAACACCAAGTCGGTGTAGGCCGGAAGGTCCGTCAGGGTGAACGAGCCATCGTCCTTCGTCCTTACAGCGAACGTTTTGCGAGGCACTTCCACCATATCTGACGGAAGGCGCACCCATGCGTTCGCGATCGGCTCCCCTTGTCCGCTCATCATAGACAACACCGCCCACCTGCCCACCGGGTTCGAGTGCAATGACGACTCCTTCGGACGCCTCCCCCTGATACAACCCGGTCGCGACGCTGCTCCCCAAATAACCTGACGCAATTACGTCCAGCTTACCGGCTCCGTACTGCCCTTCAATCTGGAACTCGCCCGAAACGGACTCGAAGTCTTGCCACACAGAATTGATGGGCATGCCGGTATCAGGATTGCGCATCGGTCCGGGACCATCTAACCGCAGCGAGAATTCTGGTATGGGCGCGTCCGTCTCCGCATCGACCACCCGCCCAGAAAGTAGCGCGGGACGCATTAATATCACTTGGACATCCGACGTACCCAGCCGGACGCTATCTACGGTGCGAGACACGTAGCCCGGCATGCTGCAAGAAAGCGTGACATACTTCGACATTCTCCCCGCTTGAATTGTCGGTACGGGTTTGCTCACGTTGATGCGAAAGTTACCGTTGGGATTGGTCGCCGCTATCCCCCGGCTCTTGCCGCCAGTTACCGAGACCGTCACGTCTCGTATCGGCTCGCCGTCGGCATTCACCACCACGCCGGATACAAAACCCACTTCGGCCATGGGCGGCGGCGGAGGGATCTCAATGGTGGCCGGATCATTTTCCGCTCCTCTAAAAGTTCGCTCGATCAAGTTCCCCGCCACTGCCTTGGCGGTGGCGACCACGCTCTTCTCTTCGACCGGGGCCGTATTCGCCCCTGATACGGTAGTATCGCGAACACGGTCGCCTTGATTGGGGGTGGTATAAAGCGCGACCAGGGCCACGGCCGCCGCCGATGTAATCAATTTCAAGGCCTTGGTAGGTTCAAAAATCGCCGCAGCCAGTCCACCAACATTCAGCGCCTCCGTGCCCGCGCCACCCATGCTGGCCAATTGCGCCCCCCAATCTGGCCGGGGCAATAACACGATCGCGCCCATGACCCGGTATATGCCCGTAGCGGTCTGCTCGCGCTCCCCTCCACCCCACTCGCGCAGCAGGCGGTCGCCCAGTAGATCACGCCCGCGTGCGAGGCGCTTCACGACGGCGTTCGTGTTCAGATCCAGGCGCTCACCGATCTCGCGACATTTCAGTCCCTCGAAGTAGTGAAGCAATACCACCTCGCGAAGATTTTCCGGCAGGGCCTCCACCTGCCGCGCCACGGCGTCGAGGGTTTCGCGCCGTTCGTGATCGGGATGGACCAGCGGATCGATTGGACAGGCCTCGGCATTCCGCCGCTCCCGCTCGCGTCGGCGCACGAGCGATATGGCGCGGTTCCGCGCGATAGCCACGAGCCACGGCGCGAGGCGCTCGCGATTGCGCAGCACGCCCAGGGTCTCATAGGCCTTGATGAAGGTCTCCTGGGCCACATCTTCCGCGTCGGCCACATTCCCCGTTTTCGCCAGGGCTACGAGCCGCACCGTGGCAAAATAGCGCTCCACCAGGGAACGAAAGGCGTCCGTCCGCCCCGAGAGCACCTCCCGAATTACCGCGCCGTCGTCTGTTGCGTTCACCGCCACAATGAATCCTCCATGGTACGCCCCTTCCGCCGCCGCGCCGATCTGCGGCCGCGCTCCAGGCGCATGTACATCATAGTCGCACCTCGGGTGCGTTTTGTGCCATGGAAAACTCAGCTATCCATGAGCCCAATTTGCAACCGTCACCGCGCTCACCGGGTCCAAGGGTCTTTAACGGGATGGGATCGATCATGTCACTCAGCGCACTACTTTTGTCACTTTTACCCTTTCTTACGGGCGTGCCCGCGGCCGAAGCCCCCGCCGAGCTGGATCCGCCGGAGATTCGCATTGGCGAGGCGCTGTTCATGGAGACGCGCTTCGCGGAGTATTTCGCCGAACACATGACCGGCATCAATGAGCCGCTCGTGCATGGCGACCCGGTGATGGACGCGACCGCCACCACAAACGGCGCGCTGCCGGGCCCGTTTCGGGGCAAGAGCATGAACTGCCGCGCCTGCCATCTGGTGGACGAATTCGCGTCGACGCCCGAGCAATCCGGCGCACCCCAGGCGGGCATGCGCACCTATGCGGACTTTGCCCAGCGCAGTTCCATCCCCGATCGGGGCGATGGCCTGACCCACGCCATCGGTTAGGAACGCCGGTGCGGGCGATTTGCTTCGACATTGCGTTGGCGTGCGCCGGAGGCGCCGCACGATGGCCCATGCCAACTGCTTGCGATTCGATTGAAGTGATATGTCCATGGCATCCTCGCAGTGTTCCGGGCGCGTCCGGCGTGGATGCCCCCCATTATATTTGGATGGGACGTTGCAGTTTTAATGTTTGGAGTCTACAAGACCGGCTTTTTATGGCTCCCATCGGAAGAGTGAACATGCTTCGTTTCCCCCACCACTTGTCCGGATCATTTTGAACGGCAAGCCGCTCTTCCCTATGTGCCATGCCGAAATAGGTGGCCGCGATCCGCCGTTTCCGATGGCCTATTCGTGCCGAAATATGCATGTGGGAAGAGTTGATGTACTTCCCCTATGGATCAGGAGCGGACGTTGCAGTGCTGGACGGGGAAGAGGTTGGCGGGTATGGGGTTCGGGCGGGTGGCGGGGACCCGCTACCTGAGAAGTCGAAGCCATGCTCTTCTGCCTGGTTGCGGCACAATCACCCACCCAGGGGAAGGTGGCCAAAGGTGGGTTAACCCTCCGGGTTGACGCAAACCATGCGTCGATTGGAATGGGCACGGTGATGGTGTGTGGTGTCTATTGTATGGTGCCTGGAATCGATCTCACAGAAGGGACACGACCTTTCGACACCGTGGGAGCCGTTGCCTCAACCTGGAAGGTTAAGCCACTTTCGGCACGCTCCCACATTCGCAATGGCGACGATAGACATGGTGTTTTGAGTGAACTCGTCGCGGTGGGCAGGAAAACCTCTCTTACAGGTGGCTGCCCCGTTTTCCCAGGGTGGTCCACGTGCCTGCGGTTAGCTCCACTGGGACAGGCCCGCGCTCTCGGGATGGCGTTGTTCGGTGGCGTGGGCGATGGGGATGAGCGGGCCTTTCGCTTCTGCCGGGGCCTGTGCGCGGGTCCGTCCCTACTCTCGGGTCCTTCCTAGAGC
This genomic interval from Candidatus Hydrogenedentota bacterium contains the following:
- a CDS encoding PD40 domain-containing protein; translated protein: MPPTSITRRAFLASSASALALAASASPSEPGLIGYTEYRTNLPTRYDNMITARACMVRADGTGREKIALELVNEPYAWTQFAGWSPDRTQAILGRGWETPENAAWEEEHKDFRMTEGWLYDMYTYDMTSKTLTNLTAVERVSDYNTGIIFVPNSDKLTFTALIKGVSHPYSMDRDGRNKKDMTDGDAAFTYGLSPSPDGARVAYHKDYQIYVADADGANARKIETGNSFNFVPQWSPDGSWLMFVSGEHYNCHPHLARPDGTELHKLADRGGFSGVTPVYDVFDFHGGSSDVPVWAPDGKGIFYTCQHGESVELMYVTLDGTITRITESAPKVTHYHPKPSPNGKWLAFGATRTGTRQLYVMPIGGGEAKMITSVPEGHGAMWASWQP
- the mgtE gene encoding magnesium transporter, which produces MIEHYSDPADTQEQLEAVVDGGDAEALEELLDSMPSGELAYALSRLSDEDQTKVLTTLSTEDAAGIIEQLSHAQAVDLIEQLAPDLAAGILDELPSAEQADIISEMSENSAEAVLAHMDPEEAANARELIQYDSDEAGGIMVKEYLAYPMDATVKDVVDDLCERGEEYRDYDIQYSYIVDGDGRVKGVLRMHSLLMAKRTTPIETIMIKNPVFVHDTMSLDELAEFFDQHHYLGVPVVDENERLIGVVQQRAVQEAVSEKHDDDYLKSQGIVGGEEFRTMPLMRRTSRRLSWLSINIVLNLGAAGVIALFQDTLSAVIALAVFLPIISDMSGCSGSQAVAVSVRELSLGLVRHTELMRVWLKEVSVGVVNGVILGALVGLIALIWKGQPYLGLVAGAALCLNTIVAVSFGGLLPLVLKRFDTDPAIASGPILTTITDMCGFFLVLGMATMMLDKLV
- a CDS encoding MarR family transcriptional regulator, which codes for MSQLQFEIKQTKAFSSAAEEALLNLQRTADHIQIAFTRLFREYGITSQQYNVLRILRGAGEPLPILEIGDRMVTVVPAITGLIDRLEKQGLVRRTRSEEDRRVVSVTILGQGLKLLGDLDKPLSKLNKQLLDHMEEAELKNLIVLLEKMRSHCPSCQEKG
- a CDS encoding DoxX family protein — its product is MPNSNQQHTRRTTMKNTQTTTNIALLALRLILATVFIFHGSQKLFGWFGGYGVTATGQYMESIGIPFGTVSAFLAGSTEFFGGMLLLVGVLVHFVTIPMVFTMLVASFVAHGGGFNAQAGGMEYALTLAVVLASLGLLGGGDWTLEHFIRKPAAIQVASRSTTQA
- a CDS encoding sigma-70 family RNA polymerase sigma factor, encoding MAVNATDDGAVIREVLSGRTDAFRSLVERYFATVRLVALAKTGNVADAEDVAQETFIKAYETLGVLRNRERLAPWLVAIARNRAISLVRRRERERRNAEACPIDPLVHPDHERRETLDAVARQVEALPENLREVVLLHYFEGLKCREIGERLDLNTNAVVKRLARGRDLLGDRLLREWGGGEREQTATGIYRVMGAIVLLPRPDWGAQLASMGGAGTEALNVGGLAAAIFEPTKALKLITSAAAVALVALYTTPNQGDRVRDTTVSGANTAPVEEKSVVATAKAVAGNLIERTFRGAENDPATIEIPPPPPMAEVGFVSGVVVNADGEPIRDVTVSVTGGKSRGIAATNPNGNFRINVSKPVPTIQAGRMSKYVTLSCSMPGYVSRTVDSVRLGTSDVQVILMRPALLSGRVVDAETDAPIPEFSLRLDGPGPMRNPDTGMPINSVWQDFESVSGEFQIEGQYGAGKLDVIASGYLGSSVATGLYQGEASEGVVIALEPGGQVGGVVYDERTRGADRERMGAPSVRYGGSASQNVRCKDEGRWLVHPDGPSGLHRLGVARGCDGLCPGSLAGVRHEHKWAVGCLSWSRRVRARSRDVSGRTTTRQRQSTPGRRLLFCSDRPQHRLCTTRWHLRDDGAGRGPVSSVCILLDGRRSISTILRVQTIEHIRRRRK